The following are encoded together in the Chlorocebus sabaeus isolate Y175 chromosome 20, mChlSab1.0.hap1, whole genome shotgun sequence genome:
- the TCHH gene encoding trichohyalin, whose protein sequence is MSPLLRSICDITEIFNQYVSHDCDGAALTKKDLKNLLEREFGAVLRRPHDPKTVDLILELLDRDRNGRVDFNEFLLLIFKLAQACYYALGQATGLDKEKRARCDGKESLLQDRRQEEDQRKFESRDRQLEEEPGQRRRQKRQEQERELAEGEEQSEKQERLQQRDRQRRDQGLWRQRGEWKEQEERRAEEEQLQRCKGHETEAFPDEEQQRRRELQELRRERREEKQQQRRERQERVLQEEEEKEWRKRERVLRQEEKLQEEEPQLQRELQEEEEQLQKLERQELKRERQAEEQQQQRLRREREEERREQQLRREQEEERREQEERREQRLKREQEERREQQDRREQRLKREEEERRVWLKREEEERREERLKREQEEERREHWLKREEEEKRRQQERREQRLKRQEEEERREQVLKREEEERLEQEERREQRLKREQERREQRLKREQEERREQRLKRKQEERLEQEERREQWLKREQEERREQLLKREEEEERREQLLKREEEEERLEQEKRREQLEERRQQWLRREQELAEEEQEQARERIKSQTPKWQWQLESEADARQSKVYSRPSKQEGQRRRQEQEEKRRRRERELQWQEEEQARRQQQEEEQRRDFTWQWQAEEERQRGRQRLSARPSLREQQERQLRAEERQQREQRFLQEEEEKEQRRRQRREREKELQFLEEEEQLQRRERAQQLQEAGYGPQEDQERRQSPEQRRDQKWRWQLEEERKRRHYTLYAKPALRGQLRKEQQLQQQEEEELQREEREKRRRQEQERQYREEEQLQQEEEQLLREEREKRRRQERERQYREDEDLQQEEEQLLGEEREKRRRQEQEREYREEEELQQEEEQLLREEREKRRLQERERQYRKEEELQQEEEQLLREEREKRRRLERERQYREEEELQQEEKQLLREEREKRRRQELERQYREEEELQQEEEQLLREEREKRRPQERERQYRKEEELQQEEEQLLREEREKRRRQERERQYREEEELQQEEKQLLREEREKRRRQELERQYREEEELQQEEEQLLREEQEKRRQERERRYPEEEELQHQERKRRYRDEDQRRDLKWQWEPEKENAVRNNRVYCKRRENEQFRQLEDSQVRDRQSQQDLQPLLDEPQERDGEQERRRWQQRDRHFPEEEQLEREEQKEAKRRDRKFQEEKQLLREEKEKRVRRERDRKFREEEQLLQEREEQLFQEREEQQLSRQERDRKFREEELRRQERERKFLEEEQQLRRQEREQQLRQDRDRKFRQEEQLHQEREARQLSRQEQERKFLEDEQQLGRQERQQQLSQERYRKFREEEQLLQEREEQQLRRQERDGKFLEEEQQLRRQEREQQLRHDRNRKFREKEQLLQEREEQQLRRQEREGKFLEEEQQLRRQEREQQLRHDRDRKFREEEQLLQESEQQQLRRQERDRKFREEEQQLRRQELERKFREEEQLRQETEEEQLRRQERDRKFLEEEQLRQEREEQQLRRQERDRKFREEEQQLRRQERDRKFLAELQLRRQEREQQLRQDRDRKFREEEQLLQEREEQQLRRQERDRKFREEEQQLRRQELERKFREEEQLRQETEEEHLHRQERDRKFLEEEQLRQEREEQQLRRQERDRKFREEQQLRQEREEQQLRRQERDRKFREEEQLPQEKEEQQLRRQDRDRKYRWEEEQLQLKKQEEQRLRQERDGQYQAEEQFATQEKSRRQAQELWQEEEQKRRQERERKLREEHLRSQQEEEQRRRQVRETQSQEGKGHGRLLEPGSHQFASVPVRSSPLYEYIQEQRSQYRP, encoded by the exons atgtcaccacttttgagaagcatctgtgaCATCACTGAAATTTTCAATCAATATGTCTCACATGATTGTGATGGAGCAGCATTAACTAAGAAAGACCTGAAGAACCTCCTGGAAAGGGAATTTGGAGCTGTCCTTCGG aGACCACATGACCCCAAGACGGTAGATCTGATCCTGGAACTTCTGGATCGTGACCGTAATGGGCGTGTCGATTTCAACGAATTCCTCCTACTTATTTTCAAACTGGCTCAAGCTTGTTACTATGCTCTCGGCCAGGCCACGGGACTGGATAAGGAGAAGCGAGCCCGGTGTGACGGAAAGGAGAGCCTGTTACAAGATCGCAGGCAAGAAGAAGACCAAAGGAAATTCGAGTCCCGGGACAGACAACTGGAAGAAGAACCTGGGCAACGACGCAGGCAGAAGAGGCAGGAACAGGAGAGGGAGCTCGCTGAGGGAGAGGAGCAAAGTGAGAAACAAGAGCGACTTCAGCAGCGCGACAGGCAGCGCCGCGACCAGGGGCTATGGCGGCAAAGGGGAGAATGGAAAGAACAGGAAGAGCGCCGTGCAGAGGAAGAGCAGCTGCAGAGGTGCAAAGGTCACGAAACTGAGGCGTTTCCAGATGAAGAGCAACAACGAAGGCGGGAGCTGCAGGAGCTGAGGAGGGAGCGCCGcgaggagaagcagcagcaaaggCGAGAGCGGCAAGAAAGAGTGCtccaggaggaagaagagaaagagtggAGGAAGCGCGAGAGAGTGCTCCGGCAGGAAGAGAAGCTGCAGGAAGAAGAGCCGCAGCTACAAAGAGAGCTccaggaggaagaagagcagCTACAGAAGCTGGAGCGGCAAGAGCTGAAGAGGGAGCGCCAGGcggaagagcagcagcagcaaaggcTGAGGCGCGAGCGGGAGGAGGAGAGGCGCGAGCAGCAACTAAGGCgcgagcaggaggaggagagacgCGAGCAGGAGGAGAGGCGCGAGCAGCGGCTGAAGCGCGAGCAGGAGGAGAGGCGCGAGCAGCAGGACAGGCGCGAGCAGCGGCTGAAGCGCGAGGAGGAGGAGAGGCGCGTTTGGCTGAAGCGCGAGGAGGAGGAGAGGCGCGAGGAGAGGCTGAAGCgcgagcaggaggaggagaggcgCGAGCATTGGCTGAAGCgcgaggaggaggagaagaggcgccAGCAGGAGAGGCGCGAGCAGCGGCTGAAGcgccaggaggaggaagagaggcgCGAGCAGGTGCTGAAGCGCGAGGAGGAGGAGAGGCTTGAGCAGGAGGAGAGGCGCGAGCAGCGGCTGAAGCGCGAACAGGAGAGGCGCGAGCAGCGGCTGAAGCGCGAGCAGGAAGAGAGGCGCGAGCAGCGGCTGAAGCGCAAGCAGGAGGAGAGGCTTGAGCAGGAGGAGAGGCGCGAGCAGTGGCTGAAGCGCGAGCAGGAAGAGAGGCGCGAGCAGCTGCTGAAgcgcgaggaggaggaggagaggcgcGAGCAGCTGCTGAAGcgcgaggaggaggaagagagactcGAGCAGGAGAAGCGGCGCGAGCAGCTGGAAGAGAGGCGCCAGCAGTGGCTGAGGCGCGAGCAGGAGCTGGCTGAGGAGGAGCAGGAACAGGCCCGGGAGCGGATTAAGAGCCAGACCCCGAAGTGGCAGTGGCAGCTAGAAAGCGAGGCCGACGCACGGCAAAGCAAAGTCTACTCGAGGCCCAGCAAGCAGGAAGGGCAGAGGCGCCGTCaagagcaggaggaaaagaggcGGCGCCGGGAGCGTGAGCTGCAATGGCAGGAGGAGGAACAGGCTCGCCGgcagcagcaggaagaggagCAGCGCCGGGACTTCACTTGGCAGTGGCAGGCGGAGGAAGAGCGCCAGAGGGGCCGTCAGAGGCTGTCAGCCAGGCCCTCATTGCGGGAGCAGCAGGAGAGGCAGCTGAGAGCCGAGGAGCGCCAGCAGCGGGAACAACGGTTtctccaggaggaggaggagaaggagcagcgGCGCCGCCAGCGTCGCGAGAGGGAGAAAGAGCTGCAGTtcctggaggaagaggagcagctCCAGCGGCGGGAGCGTGCCCAACAGCTCCAGGAGGCAGGGTACGGCCCCCAGGAGGATCAGGAGAGGAGGCAAAGCCCGGAGCAGCGCCGCGACCAAAAATGGAGGTGGCAactagaagaagaaaggaagagacgCCACTACACGCTGTACGCCAAGCCAGCCCTACGAGGGCAGCTGAGAAAggaacagcagctgcagcagcaggaggaggaggagctgcagaGAGAGGAGCGCGAGAAGAGAAGGCGCCAGGAGCAGGAGAGACAATACCGCGAGGAAGAGCAGCTACAGCAGGAGGAAGAGCAGCTGCTGAGAGAGGAACGGGAGAAAAGAAGACGCCAAGAGCGGGAAAGGCAATACCGGGAGGATGAGGACCTGCAGCAGGAGGAAGAACAGCTGCTGGGAGAGGAACGGGAGAAGAGAAG ACGccaggagcaggagagagaatacCGCGAGGAGGAGGAACTgcagcaggaggaagagcagCTGCTGAGAGAGGAACGGGAGAAGAGAAGGCTCCAGGAGCGGGAGAGACAATACCGCAAAGAAGAGGAGTTGCAGCAGGAAGAAGAGCAGCTGCTGAGAGAGGAACGGGAGAAAAGACGACGCCTGGAGCGGGAAAGGCAATATCGGGAGGAAGAGGAGCTGCAGCAGGAGGAAAAGCAGCTGctgagagaggaaagggagaagagaaggcgCCAGGAGCTGGAGAGGCAATACCGCGAGGAAGAGGAgctgcagcaggaggaagagcagCTGCTGAGAGAGGAACGGGAGAAGAGAAGGCCCCAGGAGCGGGAGAGACAATACCGCAAAGAAGAGGAGCTGCAGCAGGAAGAAGAGCAGCTGCTGAGAGAGGAACGGGAGAAAAGACGACGCCAGGAGCGGGAAAGACAATATCGGGAGGAAGAGGAGCTGCAGCAGGAGGAAAAGCAGCTGctgagagaggaaagggagaagagaaggcgCCAGGAGCTGGAGAGGCAATACCGCGAGGAAGAGGAGCTGCAGCAGGAAGAAGAGCAGCTGCTGAGAGAGGAACAGGAGAAAAGGCGCCAGGAGCGGGAGAGGCGGTATCCGGAGGAGGAGGAGCTTCAGCACCAAGAGAGGAAGCGGCGATACCGGGATGAGGATCAGCGCCGTGATTTGAAATGGCAGTgggaaccagaaaaagaaaatgcagttcGTAATAACAGGGTTTACTGCAAACGTAGAGAGAATGAACAGTTCCGGCAGTTGGAAGATTCCCAGGTGCGCGACAGACAGTCCCAGCAAGATCTGCAGCCCCTGCTGGATGAACCGCAAGAGAGAGATGGTGAGCAAGAGAGGAGGCGCTGGCAGCAGCGCGACAGGCATTTCCCAGAGGAAGAACAACTGGAGCGAGAAGAGCAAAAGGAAGCCAAAAGGCGCGACAGGAAGTTCCAAGAGGAAAAGCAGTTgctgagagaggaaaaagagaagagagttcgtcgggagagagacagaaaattcCGCGAGGAGGAACAGCTGCTCCAGGAAAGGGAAGAACAGCTGTTCCAGGAAAGGGAGGAACAGCAGCTGAGCCGCCAAGAGCGTGACAGAAAATTCCGCGAAGAGGAACTGCGCCGTCAGGAACGAGAGAGAAAATTCCTAGAGGAGGAACAGCAGCTACGCCGCCAGGAGCGCGAGCAACAGCTGCGCCAGGACCGCGACAGAAAATTCCGCCAGGAGGAACAGCTGCACCAGGAGAGGGAGGCACGGCAGCTGAGCCGCcaggaacaagagagaaaattcCTGGAGGATGAACAGCAGCTGGGCCGCCAGGAGCGCCAACAACAGCTGAGCCAGGAGCGCTACAGAAAATTCCGTGAAGAGGAACAGCTGCTCCAGGAAAGAGAGGAACAGCAGCTGCGCCGCCAAGAGCGTGATGGAAAATTCCTGGAGGAGGAACAGCAGCTGCGCCGCCAGGAGCGCGAACAACAGCTCCGCCACGACCGCAACAGAAAATTCCGCGAAAAGGAACAGCTGCTCCAGGAAAGGGAGGAACAGCAGCTGCGCCGCCAAGAGCGTGAGGGAAAATTCCTGGAGGAGGAACAGCAGCTGCGCCGCCAGGAGCGCGAACAACAGCTCCGCCACGACCGCGACAGAAAATTCCGCGAAGAGGAACAGCTGCTCCAGGAAAGCGAACAGCAGCAGCTACGCCGCCAAGAGCGTGACAGAAAATTCCGCGAAGAGGAACAGCAGCTGCGCCGCCAGGAACTGGAGAGAAAATTCCGTGAGGAGGAACAGCTGCGCCAAGAAACGGAGGAAGAGCAGCTGCGCCGCCAAGAACGCGACAGAAAATTCCTGGAGGAAGAGCAGCTCCGTCAGGAAAGGGAAGAACAGCAGCTGCGCCGCCAGGAGCGCGACAGAAAATTCCGTGAGGAGGAACAGCAGCTGCGCCGCCAAGAGCGTGACAGAAAATTCCTTGCGGAACTGCAGCTGCGCCGCCAGGAGCGCGAACAACAGCTCCGCCAGGACCGCGACAGAAAATTCCGCGAAGAGGAACAGCTGCTGCAGGAAAGGGAAGAACAGCAGCTGCGCCGCCAAGAGCGTGACAGAAAATTCCGCGAAGAGGAACAGCAGCTGCGCCGCCAGGAACTGGAGAGAAAATTCCGTGAGGAGGAACAGCTGCGCCAAGAAACGGAGGAAGAGCATCTGCACCGCCAAGAACGCGACAGAAAATTCCTGGAGGAAGAGCAGCTCCGTCAGGAAAGGGAAGAACAGCAGCTGCGCCGCCAGGAGCGCGACAGAAAATTCCGCGAGGAGCAGCAGCTCCGCCAGGAGAGGGAGGAACAGCAGCTGCGCCGCCAAGAGCGTGACAGAAAATTCCGCGAGGAGGAACAGCTCCCTCAGGAGAAGGAAGAACAGCAGCTGCGCCGCCAAGATCGTGACAGAAAGTATCGCTGGGAAGAAGAGCAGCTGCAGCTTAAGAAACAGGAAGAgcagaggctcaggcaggagcgAGACGGGCAGTACCAGGCGGAGGAGCAGTTTGCCACGCAGGAGAAGAGTCGTCGTCAGGCACAAGAACTATGgcaggaagaggagcagaaacGTCGCCAGGAACGGGAAAGGAAATTACGGGAAGAACACCTCCGCAGCCAGCAGGAGGAGGAACAGAGGCGCCGCCAAGTCCGGGAAACACAATCCCAAGAAGGGAAGGGCCATGGGCGGCTTCTGGAGCCCGGCAGTCATCAGTTTGCCAGCGTCCCAGTGCGCTCCAGCCCTCTCTATGAGTACATCCAAGAGCAGAGATCTCAATACCGCCCTTAA